In the Syngnathus scovelli strain Florida chromosome 16, RoL_Ssco_1.2, whole genome shotgun sequence genome, one interval contains:
- the LOC137841018 gene encoding janus kinase and microtubule-interacting protein 3-like yields the protein MGHYQSRVADLESALKQQGQNVKWVEEKQLLRQSNQQLAEKVRRMEAEEARLKEHIQDIRDQNELLEFRILELEVGRLAQAC from the exons atgggtcactatcaaagcagagtagcagatctggagtcagcgctgaagcaacaaggacag aatgtcaagtgggtggaggagaagcagctgctgcgtcagagcaatcagcagttggccgaaaag gtcaggcggatggaggcggaagaagcgcgtctgaaagagcacatccaggatatccgagaccaaaacgaactgcttgagttccgcatcctggagctggaggtgggaagactcgcacaagcgtgttga
- the LOC125983427 gene encoding janus kinase and microtubule-interacting protein 3-like has product MLDIESEKDMFCNQKGYLDEELDFRKRSMDQAHKRIMELEAMLYEALPQRDCPAADGEKASHAGVNDVLTADQRQELRSAVDQWKRALMWKLRERNACILQERMDLLHSAQQSSPWPSFCGPNTSCVWHPATKDSANPKAVDLNVPPPFLPEQVT; this is encoded by the exons atgttggacattgaaagtgagaag gatatgttctgcaaccagaagggctacctggatgaagagttggacttcaggaagcgttccatggaccaggctcataag aggatcatggagctggaggccatgttgtacgaggcgctaccgcagcgggactgccccgccgcggacggcgaaaaagccagccacgctggcgtgaatgacgtgctgacggcggatcagagacaagagcttaggagcgccgtggaccaatggaagcgagccctgatgtggaagttgagggagcgcaacgcttgcatcctccaagagagaatggatctgctgcacagcgcgcaacag tcttctccttggccttcattctgtggccctaacaccagctg tgtgtggcatcctgcgaccaaagattcagccaaccccaaagcggttgacctcaacgtcccaccaccattcctaccagagcaggtgacgtga